The following coding sequences lie in one Cyanobacterium sp. Dongsha4 genomic window:
- a CDS encoding DUF2752 domain-containing protein gives MFRQTKIKLSNSDIKIRFFQFLLLTSPLVASYFFSYSTYKSPFSCPILAFTGIPCPSCGLTRSFLSLTRGNVWESFSYHLFGPVIYSSLIVFSLHLLLEIFYKKKIRNKYSTVINDIKIKYLILVSFIIYYVFRLLYLQINGDLINNFQHSPLGEILYR, from the coding sequence ATGTTTCGACAAACTAAGATTAAGTTATCTAATTCAGACATAAAAATTCGTTTTTTTCAGTTTTTATTATTAACTTCTCCTTTAGTTGCTTCCTATTTTTTCAGCTATAGCACTTATAAATCTCCTTTTTCTTGTCCCATTCTTGCTTTTACTGGTATTCCTTGCCCTAGTTGCGGTTTGACTCGATCTTTTTTATCTTTAACAAGGGGAAATGTATGGGAATCTTTTTCTTATCATTTATTTGGGCCTGTTATTTATAGTAGTTTAATAGTTTTTAGTTTGCATTTATTATTGGAAATTTTTTATAAAAAGAAAATAAGAAATAAATACTCCACTGTTATTAACGATATAAAGATTAAATACTTGATTTTAGTTAGTTTTATAATTTATTATGTGTTTAGATTATTATATCTCCAAATAAATGGTGATTTGATCAACAATTTTCAACACTCTCCTTTAGGAGAAATATTATATAGGTAG
- a CDS encoding murein transglycosylase A translates to MKKKQLYKIFLLTFIYNFIYSLSPSISYPLIQVNNIPQNLIDEKLFTDDKQKLIQGINHSLSYLETAKAKEVYENYPLKEFSRERVIASLKRFRQLLISAKTPQQLQASVEREFVFYKSVGSDSQGRVDFTGYFQPLYPASRQKTDVFRYPLYRKPSNFDSWQTPHPSRKDLEGKDGLGNNSLIKGSELVWLRDRLQAYLVQVQGSAQLRLTDGTIMTIGYDGATDYPYTSLGKELINDGKIPAEEMSLPRLMAYLENNPHELEIYLPRNNRFIFFTETKGKPATGSLNVPVIDERSIATDKSLMPPGGLALIYTRIPQINQNNELITPMTARYVLDQDTGSAIKGAGRVDIYFGTGDIAKSKAGLVDWEGELYYLLLK, encoded by the coding sequence ATGAAAAAAAAACAGCTATATAAAATCTTCCTTTTAACTTTTATTTATAATTTTATTTATTCTCTATCTCCTTCTATTAGCTATCCTCTAATACAGGTTAATAATATACCTCAAAACTTAATCGATGAAAAATTATTTACCGATGATAAACAAAAACTAATTCAGGGTATAAATCATAGTTTAAGCTATTTAGAAACTGCCAAAGCAAAAGAAGTGTATGAAAATTATCCTCTCAAAGAGTTTTCTCGTGAAAGGGTTATTGCTTCTTTAAAGCGTTTTCGGCAATTGTTAATAAGTGCTAAAACTCCCCAACAATTACAAGCATCGGTAGAAAGGGAGTTTGTTTTTTACAAATCCGTAGGCAGTGATAGTCAAGGTAGAGTTGATTTTACTGGTTATTTTCAACCTCTTTATCCTGCCAGTCGCCAAAAAACTGATGTTTTTCGTTATCCTCTCTATCGTAAACCTTCTAATTTTGATTCTTGGCAAACTCCCCATCCTTCCCGTAAAGATTTAGAGGGAAAAGACGGTTTAGGCAATAATAGTCTTATTAAAGGTTCTGAATTAGTGTGGTTGCGCGATCGCCTCCAAGCCTATCTAGTACAAGTACAGGGGTCTGCCCAACTACGACTAACAGATGGTACAATAATGACTATTGGTTATGATGGCGCCACTGATTACCCATATACAAGTCTAGGGAAAGAGTTAATTAATGATGGCAAAATACCCGCCGAAGAAATGAGTTTACCTCGCTTAATGGCTTACCTAGAAAATAATCCCCATGAGTTAGAAATTTATCTCCCTCGCAATAATCGCTTTATTTTCTTCACCGAAACCAAAGGCAAACCAGCCACAGGCAGTTTGAATGTACCTGTTATAGATGAAAGGTCTATTGCTACAGATAAAAGTTTAATGCCTCCGGGGGGATTAGCTTTGATTTACACTCGCATCCCTCAGATTAATCAAAATAACGAGTTAATTACTCCCATGACTGCCCGTTATGTGTTAGATCAAGATACAGGAAGTGCTATTAAAGGAGCGGGGAGAGTTGATATATATTTTGGCACAGGGGATATAGCAAAAAGTAAAGCTGGTTTGGTAGATTGGGAAGGAGAGTTGTATTATTTACTTTTAAAGTAG
- a CDS encoding ABC transporter substrate-binding protein, translated as MNHLYIYCFKISKFTKIILILLCCFNLLFVTGCQNINNQQISDNTITKITFWHGINPPENREIFNELLAEFNNSNPDIQVEALYVGQPDEQLPKIIASIAANQPPDILWYVPQLTGKLVELQALKPLQDWWNNSSIKEEIDPAMLATMELNDSIWSVPFATNNTAMFYRPSLFEKASIANTPKTWDEFQQVAEKLTIDSNNDGVNEQNGVLLAVGKGEFTVFVWLPFIFSANGEIIADNSPNIINEGTEKTLQLAQELVTKKVAILSAPDRGYELDSFINGKVAMQITGPWTLAQLNQTGIDYDVFPLPIINQPATVLGGENLFVFKTNQEREEASLKFLEFILSEKFQTQWALKTGYLPININAQNSPEYQEFVQANPVIKVFLEQMKYAKSRPIIAQYPSLSENLGRAIESVLLGEKTPENALKEAQKRLDLE; from the coding sequence ATGAATCATTTATATATTTATTGCTTTAAAATAAGTAAATTTACCAAAATAATCTTAATTTTATTATGTTGTTTTAATTTATTATTTGTTACTGGTTGTCAAAATATTAATAATCAACAAATTTCTGACAATACCATTACTAAAATAACCTTCTGGCATGGCATTAATCCCCCTGAAAATAGAGAGATTTTTAATGAATTATTGGCTGAATTTAATAACAGTAATCCTGATATTCAGGTAGAGGCTTTATATGTTGGGCAACCTGATGAGCAATTACCAAAAATTATAGCTTCGATCGCAGCTAATCAACCTCCTGATATACTATGGTATGTGCCTCAATTAACAGGTAAATTAGTAGAATTACAGGCTTTAAAACCCCTACAAGATTGGTGGAATAATTCCTCTATTAAAGAAGAAATTGATCCTGCTATGTTAGCTACTATGGAATTAAATGATAGTATTTGGTCTGTACCTTTTGCAACTAACAATACGGCTATGTTTTACCGCCCTAGTTTATTTGAAAAAGCAAGTATAGCAAATACTCCAAAAACATGGGATGAGTTTCAACAAGTAGCAGAAAAATTAACTATTGATAGTAATAATGACGGAGTTAACGAACAAAATGGAGTATTATTAGCAGTAGGAAAAGGAGAATTTACTGTTTTTGTTTGGTTGCCTTTTATCTTCAGTGCCAATGGTGAAATTATTGCCGATAATAGTCCTAATATTATTAATGAAGGTACAGAAAAAACTTTACAATTAGCACAAGAATTAGTTACTAAAAAAGTAGCTATTTTATCAGCACCAGATCGAGGTTATGAGTTAGATAGTTTTATTAATGGTAAAGTGGCGATGCAAATAACAGGCCCTTGGACTTTGGCACAATTGAATCAAACTGGCATTGATTATGATGTTTTTCCCCTACCAATTATTAATCAACCTGCCACAGTTTTGGGAGGAGAAAATTTATTTGTTTTCAAAACTAATCAAGAAAGAGAAGAAGCTAGTTTAAAATTTTTAGAATTTATTTTAAGTGAAAAATTCCAAACACAATGGGCTTTAAAAACAGGTTATTTACCCATTAATATTAATGCTCAAAACAGTCCAGAATATCAAGAATTTGTCCAAGCAAATCCAGTGATTAAAGTTTTTTTAGAGCAAATGAAATATGCTAAATCTCGCCCTATTATTGCCCAGTATCCTAGTCTATCAGAAAACTTAGGAAGAGCGATCGAATCTGTCTTATTAGGCGAAAAAACTCCCGAAAATGCCTTAAAAGAAGCTCAAAAAAGACTTGATTTAGAATAG
- a CDS encoding thioredoxin family protein, producing the protein MTDSPNTVNKIRNLVIALVAIALAITLVFASQTKVSSQSLEAQAQKATNLDIALNNGKPSLVEFYANWCTSCQAMAGDLAQLKDNFEDKINFVMLNVDNSKWLPEILNYGVDGIPHFVFFNENGDAIADTIGEQPFTIFEENLQALLNHQSLPYANSRGNISAFNPENKLQTGNQDNPRDHR; encoded by the coding sequence ATGACTGATAGCCCTAATACTGTTAACAAAATTCGCAATCTTGTAATTGCTTTAGTTGCGATCGCACTCGCCATTACTTTAGTCTTTGCATCACAAACAAAAGTAAGTAGTCAATCCCTTGAAGCCCAAGCTCAAAAAGCAACCAACTTAGACATTGCCTTAAATAATGGTAAACCTAGCCTAGTGGAATTTTATGCCAATTGGTGTACCAGTTGTCAGGCGATGGCAGGAGACTTAGCCCAACTCAAAGACAATTTTGAGGATAAAATCAATTTTGTCATGCTCAATGTGGATAATAGCAAATGGCTACCCGAAATCCTTAACTATGGCGTTGACGGTATTCCTCACTTTGTATTTTTTAATGAAAACGGAGATGCGATCGCAGATACCATTGGAGAGCAACCTTTTACCATCTTTGAGGAAAATTTACAAGCATTATTAAATCATCAATCCTTACCCTATGCCAACTCTAGGGGCAATATTTCCGCCTTTAACCCAGAAAATAAATTACAAACAGGAAATCAAGACAATCCCAGAGATCATAGATAA
- a CDS encoding histone deacetylase, which yields MITIIYSEEFLNHKTGRLHPESPDRLINIYQILKDSQQLKNQLNWIHPTPVEKGLALSWVEKIHDWHHIERIKVIAKRGGGKLDPDTTVSANSYYVGLLAVSAWLDGIDQIVTHHQPCFILARPPGHHATASEGMGFCLFSNAAIAASYAISREGINKVAILDWDVHHGNGTQAIVESNPNIAYCSLHQSPCYPGTGMAEEKGLYNNVLNIPVKAGSGIAEYEVYFQKQVIPFLKEFQPDILIVSAGYDANFDDPLANMCLFPQDYGKLTKYCLEVTDNIIFGLEGGYHLQALAKSVEETIFAFLS from the coding sequence ATGATAACCATTATTTATTCCGAAGAATTTTTAAACCACAAAACAGGAAGACTCCACCCAGAATCACCTGATAGATTAATTAATATTTATCAAATATTAAAAGATAGTCAACAACTTAAAAATCAATTAAATTGGATACATCCAACTCCTGTGGAAAAGGGTTTAGCCCTCAGTTGGGTAGAAAAAATTCACGATTGGCATCACATTGAAAGGATAAAAGTTATCGCCAAAAGAGGAGGAGGAAAATTAGATCCAGATACGACCGTTTCTGCTAATAGTTATTATGTAGGGTTATTAGCTGTTAGTGCATGGTTAGATGGTATTGACCAAATAGTAACCCATCATCAACCTTGTTTTATCCTAGCACGTCCCCCCGGACATCATGCTACTGCTTCAGAAGGAATGGGTTTTTGTCTTTTCTCCAATGCTGCGATCGCGGCTAGTTATGCTATAAGTAGGGAAGGAATAAATAAAGTGGCAATTTTAGATTGGGACGTACATCATGGCAATGGTACACAAGCCATAGTAGAATCTAATCCTAATATAGCCTATTGCTCTTTACATCAATCCCCTTGCTATCCCGGCACTGGTATGGCGGAGGAAAAAGGTTTATATAATAATGTTTTAAATATCCCCGTCAAGGCAGGAAGTGGCATCGCAGAATATGAAGTTTATTTTCAAAAACAGGTAATTCCCTTCTTGAAAGAGTTTCAACCAGATATATTGATAGTAAGTGCAGGATATGATGCCAATTTTGACGATCCTTTAGCTAATATGTGTTTGTTTCCTCAAGACTATGGCAAATTGACGAAATATTGTTTAGAAGTCACCGATAACATCATATTCGGCTTGGAAGGAGGCTATCATTTACAGGCTTTAGCAAAATCAGTTGAGGAAACTATTTTTGCATTTTTGTCTTAG
- a CDS encoding DUF3352 domain-containing protein, which yields MTKSNSRRIGCGCFSLLLFSIVGIAGGYYYGRNFIGQELTPSRSAMITPASAYATGFISTNPKQWEEITQFGTNSAQEILTQNLQELIDESLTEETQTIDVEKDILPWLGGVSVAVLPSSPAGLDSNVALIMGVSNKFKANSFFQKYKNNLQTNPVETKYNGINVYEIDIENSEKIWATFFNNYLVISDQQEVVKKIIDTHKGEISLANNYPQNLVNNNAVISIYFPEYDRILLKALKDSISEGELDEQVEKQLNKIKTIFMNMSIEDHGLKFTTLVKLSEPLENQNNRQPVSENLLRKIPENSIFMINGNGINQLWQQLETERKNIPELNELISETEIAVNQWLNLDLGNDIFSWLDGEFAFAVAGNPEKPLFDNNFYGLLLLESSNKNQGENTLSKLENMAQFLPFASINRTEIEGINITEWNNYQTTITSYAWLDNNNFLLTLGKTFNPNETLKKNSSILNSNNFKITTDSLAKNNYGYIYFDYQKALDVALNIDPNFYEEFTPEMRALSDSIKAFALTSSDIDDTTNKVELNISLIKKTELN from the coding sequence ATGACTAAATCAAATTCCCGCAGAATTGGTTGTGGATGCTTTAGTTTACTATTATTTAGTATTGTTGGTATTGCAGGAGGCTATTACTATGGACGTAATTTTATCGGGCAAGAATTAACACCTAGCCGTAGTGCGATGATAACTCCTGCTTCTGCTTATGCTACTGGTTTTATTTCTACAAATCCTAAGCAGTGGGAAGAAATAACTCAATTTGGGACAAATTCTGCTCAAGAAATTCTAACTCAAAATCTGCAAGAATTGATAGATGAAAGTTTGACAGAAGAAACACAAACAATTGATGTAGAAAAAGATATTTTACCTTGGTTAGGAGGAGTTAGTGTGGCAGTTTTACCCTCCTCTCCTGCTGGATTAGATTCTAATGTTGCTTTAATTATGGGAGTTAGTAATAAATTTAAAGCTAATAGTTTTTTTCAAAAATATAAGAATAATTTACAAACAAACCCTGTAGAAACAAAATATAATGGCATTAATGTTTATGAAATTGATATAGAAAATAGTGAAAAAATTTGGGCTACTTTTTTTAATAATTATTTAGTAATAAGTGATCAACAAGAAGTAGTAAAAAAAATCATTGATACTCATAAAGGAGAAATATCTTTAGCTAATAATTATCCTCAAAATTTGGTCAATAATAATGCCGTCATTTCTATTTATTTTCCAGAGTACGATCGCATCTTATTAAAAGCATTGAAAGATAGTATATCAGAAGGAGAATTAGATGAGCAAGTAGAGAAACAACTAAATAAAATTAAGACTATATTTATGAATATGAGTATAGAAGATCATGGATTAAAATTTACAACTTTAGTAAAATTATCTGAACCTTTAGAAAATCAAAATAATCGTCAACCAGTGTCAGAAAATTTACTAAGAAAAATTCCAGAAAATAGTATTTTTATGATTAATGGAAATGGGATTAATCAACTATGGCAACAACTAGAAACCGAAAGAAAAAATATTCCAGAATTAAATGAATTAATAAGTGAAACAGAAATAGCAGTAAATCAATGGCTTAACTTGGATTTGGGTAATGATATTTTTAGCTGGTTAGATGGAGAATTTGCTTTTGCAGTGGCTGGAAATCCTGAAAAACCATTATTTGATAATAACTTTTATGGATTACTTCTCTTAGAAAGTAGTAATAAGAATCAAGGAGAAAATACTCTAAGTAAACTAGAAAATATGGCTCAATTTTTACCTTTTGCGTCCATTAATCGTACAGAAATAGAAGGAATTAATATCACGGAATGGAATAACTATCAAACAACTATTACTTCCTATGCTTGGTTAGATAATAATAATTTTTTACTTACCTTGGGAAAAACTTTTAACCCCAATGAAACTTTAAAGAAAAATAGCTCAATTCTTAATAGTAACAACTTTAAGATAACAACAGATTCCCTAGCAAAAAATAATTATGGTTATATCTATTTTGATTATCAAAAAGCTCTCGATGTTGCTCTTAATATTGATCCCAATTTTTATGAAGAATTTACCCCAGAAATGAGAGCATTATCTGATTCTATTAAAGCATTTGCCCTTACCAGCTCTGATATAGATGATACAACTAATAAAGTAGAATTAAATATTTCCTTGATCAAAAAAACTGAATTGAATTAG
- a CDS encoding TM2 domain-containing protein: MTNSNSEVNSKKVTAGILGILLGALGIHKFLLGYNTEGLIMLLVSILTCGFGSPIMGIIGLIEGIIIEGIIYLTKTDDEFRITYLDNKKGWF, encoded by the coding sequence ATGACTAATTCTAATTCAGAGGTTAATAGTAAAAAAGTTACTGCGGGAATTTTAGGTATTCTTCTAGGTGCTTTAGGGATTCATAAATTTTTGTTAGGCTATAATACCGAAGGTTTAATCATGCTATTAGTTAGTATTCTTACCTGTGGTTTTGGTTCGCCGATTATGGGTATTATTGGTTTAATAGAGGGTATTATTATAGAGGGTATTATTTATTTAACAAAAACTGATGATGAATTTCGTATAACCTACCTAGATAATAAGAAAGGTTGGTTTTAA
- a CDS encoding AAA family ATPase translates to MIPRKLILKNFLSYRHAELDFAGLHTACICGSNGAGKSSLLEAITWVVWGKTRTASDDDLIHLGERETRVDFEFIYDEQHYRIIRTRQRKNGSTLDFQVINEQGYKSIGGKGLRDTENKIKECLKIDYDTFTNSAYLRQGRADEFMLRSPAERRKILADLLKLDQYENLANEAKELARDFKIQAEEISRNLEENREKLEEKQSFHIAIDETEKELAYFQKKQTTNQEELQKIQLLNNQRSSLKERCDWQRNQVQTTAQNIQRLQKEKADLEEEINKITVILAQEEDINRNYEQWQKLREKDEALNTKFNQYQQLLEEKQTLEQSLQKESNDLILAIQREKTKLENLINQERELEAIVNKTSNLEADLEKLNICRQKLSQLDEIQVQANTLLQQKQSLETEINREEAMLLARLKQLENEENNIQTKLNQVPQIRQEFFTLEAKLKEIENTRNYQKRVQEKGEQRNLLIQRYLDNQSNLENQIKKLNEKLETLNQDHAVCPLCERELDDTHLEYVINKTQNEQQQIVSQSSYYEIEIINCKRELENLRKEYAQLNQELALEDSLKQDYAKLENQLDSIDDTYNQYELILEEKADLQNKLDTGNYAQDNQSKLREIIEQINNLNYSQENHALLRKEEANLRRVEFQQSRIKDAQNQLKKLAQQKPDLQTNIKSLENSLESLRENSPLQLQLRQIEEDIKSLNYDRTYHQNIREQGQQLQPYQLLYGDLQQAKKQYPQLSTRQTQIETNLTQYNQQKETGEKELNSLQEQLSSLTDYSQELAKLEQEANNCQENINRLLTAKGRLEQSLTNLKDRENDVKELENRLQKIQKKYRIYQELTIAFGRKGIQSLMIENILPQLQDEANHILNSLTGSQLSVQFLTQKPKASRSKKSSSQYIDTLEIIISDAQGTRSYETYSGGEAFRINFAIRLALSRILAQRAGTRLQLLIVDEGFGTQDTDGCNRLIGALNAIASEFACILTVTHVNQFKEAFQTRIEVYKTQEGSKIKLSS, encoded by the coding sequence ATGATCCCTCGTAAATTAATTCTCAAAAATTTCTTAAGCTATCGTCATGCAGAATTAGACTTTGCTGGTTTACATACCGCCTGTATTTGTGGTTCTAATGGTGCAGGAAAATCATCTTTATTAGAAGCTATAACTTGGGTAGTTTGGGGCAAAACTCGCACCGCTTCCGATGATGATTTAATCCATTTAGGGGAAAGAGAAACAAGGGTTGATTTTGAATTTATTTATGATGAACAACATTATCGTATTATTCGCACCAGACAGAGAAAGAATGGAAGCACTTTAGATTTTCAAGTTATTAATGAGCAAGGGTATAAATCCATTGGTGGAAAAGGATTAAGAGATACAGAAAATAAGATTAAAGAATGCTTAAAAATTGACTATGATACTTTTACTAATTCTGCTTATTTAAGGCAGGGTAGAGCAGATGAATTTATGTTAAGAAGTCCCGCCGAAAGAAGAAAAATACTGGCAGACTTATTAAAGTTAGATCAATATGAAAATTTAGCTAATGAAGCGAAAGAATTAGCGAGAGATTTTAAAATTCAGGCTGAAGAAATTAGTCGCAATTTAGAAGAAAATAGAGAAAAATTAGAAGAGAAGCAATCATTTCATATAGCTATTGATGAAACAGAAAAAGAATTAGCATATTTCCAAAAAAAACAGACTACTAATCAAGAAGAATTACAGAAAATTCAGCTTCTAAATAATCAGAGAAGTAGCTTAAAAGAAAGATGTGATTGGCAACGAAATCAAGTTCAAACCACTGCTCAAAATATTCAACGGTTACAAAAGGAAAAAGCAGATTTAGAAGAAGAAATTAACAAAATTACCGTTATTTTAGCTCAAGAAGAGGATATTAATAGAAATTATGAACAATGGCAAAAATTAAGGGAAAAAGATGAGGCTTTAAATACTAAGTTTAATCAATATCAACAATTATTAGAAGAAAAACAAACTTTAGAACAATCTTTGCAAAAAGAAAGTAATGATTTAATTTTAGCGATTCAAAGGGAAAAGACAAAGTTAGAAAATTTAATTAATCAAGAAAGAGAATTAGAGGCAATAGTTAACAAAACATCTAACTTAGAGGCAGATTTAGAGAAACTTAATATCTGTCGTCAAAAACTAAGTCAATTAGATGAAATTCAGGTACAAGCTAATACTTTATTGCAACAAAAACAGTCATTAGAAACAGAAATAAATAGAGAAGAAGCGATGTTATTAGCTAGATTAAAACAGTTAGAAAATGAAGAGAATAATATACAAACTAAATTGAATCAAGTTCCTCAAATACGACAAGAATTTTTTACCTTAGAAGCAAAGTTAAAAGAAATAGAAAATACCAGAAATTATCAAAAAAGAGTACAGGAAAAAGGAGAACAAAGAAATCTTTTAATTCAAAGATATTTAGATAATCAAAGCAACTTAGAAAATCAAATTAAAAAACTCAATGAAAAGTTAGAAACTTTAAATCAAGATCATGCGGTTTGCCCTTTATGTGAGAGAGAATTAGATGATACTCATTTAGAATATGTGATTAATAAAACTCAAAATGAACAACAACAAATAGTTTCCCAATCATCTTATTATGAAATAGAGATTATCAATTGTAAACGAGAATTAGAAAATTTAAGAAAAGAATACGCTCAATTAAATCAAGAACTAGCTTTAGAAGATAGTCTTAAACAAGATTATGCTAAACTTGAAAATCAATTAGATTCTATTGATGATACTTATAATCAATATGAATTAATATTAGAAGAAAAAGCAGATTTACAAAACAAATTAGATACAGGTAATTATGCTCAAGATAATCAAAGCAAATTAAGAGAAATTATCGAGCAAATTAATAACTTAAACTATAGTCAAGAAAACCATGCTTTATTAAGAAAAGAAGAGGCAAATTTACGTCGGGTAGAATTTCAGCAAAGTAGAATAAAAGATGCTCAAAATCAATTAAAAAAATTAGCTCAACAAAAGCCAGATTTACAAACAAATATAAAATCTTTAGAAAACAGTTTAGAAAGTCTCAGAGAAAATTCCCCTTTACAATTACAATTACGCCAAATTGAGGAAGACATAAAATCTTTAAATTACGATCGCACCTATCATCAAAATATTAGAGAACAAGGGCAACAATTGCAACCCTATCAGCTACTTTATGGAGATTTACAACAGGCTAAAAAACAGTATCCCCAGTTAAGCACAAGACAAACTCAAATTGAGACTAATTTAACCCAATATAACCAACAAAAAGAGACAGGAGAAAAAGAATTAAATAGTCTTCAAGAACAATTATCATCATTAACTGATTATAGTCAGGAGTTAGCGAAACTAGAACAAGAAGCAAATAATTGTCAGGAAAATATCAATAGATTACTAACAGCCAAAGGAAGATTAGAACAATCTTTAACTAATTTAAAAGATAGAGAAAATGATGTTAAAGAATTAGAAAATCGTTTACAAAAAATCCAGAAAAAATATCGTATTTATCAGGAATTAACTATTGCTTTTGGCAGAAAAGGTATTCAGTCTTTAATGATTGAAAATATTTTACCCCAATTACAAGACGAGGCAAATCATATTTTAAATAGTCTTACGGGTAGTCAATTAAGTGTACAATTTCTCACCCAAAAACCAAAAGCTAGTCGCAGTAAAAAATCATCATCTCAGTATATAGATACTTTAGAGATTATCATTTCTGATGCTCAAGGAACGAGGTCTTATGAGACTTATTCGGGGGGGGAAGCCTTCCGTATCAATTTTGCCATTCGTCTTGCTTTATCCCGTATTCTCGCCCAAAGAGCAGGTACTCGTTTACAATTATTAATTGTCGATGAAGGATTTGGTACTCAAGATACAGATGGTTGTAATCGTCTCATTGGAGCTTTAAATGCGATCGCATCTGAATTTGCGTGTATTTTAACAGTAACTCACGTTAATCAATTTAAAGAAGCCTTCCAAACCAGAATTGAGGTATATAAAACTCAGGAAGGTTCAAAAATAAAACTTTCTAGTTAA
- a CDS encoding NAD-dependent succinate-semialdehyde dehydrogenase produces MAIATVNPTTEETLKIFTPLTAEEIETKLHLAETTFQQYRLTSFAHRREKLLKAGEILENNARKWAEIITLEMGKPIKQALAEIKKCALVCRYYAENAESFLQPKAIASDASYSAIYYQPLGVILAVMPWNFPFWQVLRFVAPALMAGNVGLLKHASNVPQCANAIASIFLEAGFPEGVFQSLLITSHQVEGVLRDKRVKAVTLTGSELAGRKVASVAGDELKKSVLELGGSDPFIVTKSANIEEAVKVAVTARMLNNGQSCIAAKRFILEDAIAPKFTELLRQEYQKLKIGNPFDETVDIGPLATANILEDIVQQVDETIAKGAKVLIGGKPLEGKGYFYPPTILTDIPVNSPGMNEEFFAPVALIFTVKNIEDAIILANSTNFGLGASIWTNNQTEIDLAVRDIEAGSVFINGMVKSDPRLPFGGIKRSGYGRELSIEGMLEFMNIKTVWQK; encoded by the coding sequence ATGGCTATTGCAACAGTTAATCCAACCACGGAAGAAACCTTAAAAATTTTTACTCCTTTAACCGCAGAAGAAATCGAAACGAAATTACATCTAGCGGAAACAACTTTTCAACAATATCGGCTAACTTCTTTTGCCCATCGCCGAGAAAAACTCCTCAAAGCAGGAGAAATTTTGGAAAATAATGCCAGAAAATGGGCGGAAATAATTACTCTGGAAATGGGTAAGCCCATCAAACAAGCATTAGCAGAAATTAAAAAATGTGCTTTGGTTTGTCGTTACTATGCTGAAAATGCAGAATCTTTCTTACAACCAAAGGCGATCGCATCTGATGCTTCCTATAGTGCTATATACTATCAACCATTGGGGGTTATATTAGCCGTAATGCCTTGGAATTTTCCTTTTTGGCAAGTTTTGAGGTTCGTCGCTCCTGCCCTCATGGCGGGGAATGTGGGCTTATTAAAACACGCTTCTAATGTACCTCAATGTGCAAATGCGATCGCATCTATTTTTCTGGAGGCTGGTTTTCCTGAAGGGGTATTTCAATCATTATTAATAACCTCACATCAGGTAGAAGGAGTGTTAAGAGACAAGAGAGTAAAAGCCGTAACCCTTACAGGTAGTGAATTAGCAGGAAGGAAAGTTGCTTCTGTGGCGGGGGATGAGTTGAAAAAAAGTGTCTTGGAATTGGGGGGAAGTGATCCTTTTATCGTGACTAAATCTGCTAATATCGAAGAAGCGGTAAAAGTCGCTGTCACCGCCAGAATGCTTAATAATGGGCAATCCTGCATCGCCGCTAAACGTTTTATTCTCGAAGATGCGATCGCACCTAAGTTTACAGAATTGTTACGACAAGAGTATCAAAAACTAAAAATCGGGAATCCCTTTGATGAAACCGTTGATATAGGCCCCCTCGCCACTGCTAACATTTTAGAAGATATAGTGCAACAGGTTGATGAAACCATCGCTAAGGGTGCAAAAGTGTTAATCGGAGGAAAACCCCTAGAAGGAAAAGGCTATTTTTACCCTCCTACCATTTTGACCGATATTCCCGTTAATTCTCCCGGGATGAATGAGGAATTTTTCGCACCTGTAGCCTTAATTTTTACAGTGAAAAATATAGAAGATGCGATCATTTTAGCTAATAGTACCAATTTTGGATTAGGAGCGTCAATTTGGACAAATAATCAGACAGAAATAGATTTAGCCGTTAGAGACATAGAAGCAGGGTCAGTATTTATTAATGGTATGGTAAAATCAGACCCTCGTCTTCCTTTTGGTGGGATAAAACGCTCAGGTTATGGCAGAGAATTAAGTATAGAGGGAATGCTTGAATTTATGAATATAAAAACTGTTTGGCAAAAATAA